The Coccidioides posadasii str. Silveira chromosome 3, complete sequence genome contains a region encoding:
- a CDS encoding uncharacterized protein (CAZy:AA7~SECRETED:SignalP(1-20)~EggNog:ENOG410PMRM~COG:S) — MKTFIHITAFSFSFLGAVHAVPSRSHCRCTPSDGCWPSAARWKALNESIDGNLVALKPVGNVCHDPTFDENACAKITAMQQDSVWRSQVPGAVQYINWETWPEKEEKCYIDMDRKTPCGQGQISEYSAAVHTPKHVQNAVRFAATHNLRLAVKNTGHCFLGRSVAPESLQIFTHQMKDIKFTDEFVPKGKRDRRAVGSAVTIGAGVQLSELYKATTKENKVVVAGFAHTVGAAGGYIQGGGHSALGPWKGMAVDNVLEFNVVTAKGEHITANDYQNQDLFWALRGGGGGTFGVVTDVTLRTFTDAPLVSATLNITQLGNANDSYWDGIERLHARLPALSDEGGSGYYFMVPNVQVPGIGQAAGAGAIFFFANNDDTAKIDEAFAPLLSSLGNIPGLEVSYASEQLPGSKYVLEGLVEGSDQTGVAATLGSRLVSRKFLEGQTGPSDLVSVLKKLKHDSGAQILGNFVAGGQVAKNKDVKVSLNPAWRRALVHLIFVRGWDKKTTFAEQRAIQSNVTNVEVPMFKKLEPDMGAYTNEADPYEKDFQESFWGENYPRLYELKKKWDPKGLFIVRSGVGSEDWDEYGLCRVRWRD; from the exons ATGAAAACATTTATACATATTACTGCATTTTCGTTTTCATTCCTAGGAGCAGTGCATGCAGTGCCCAGTCGCTCCCACTGTCGCTGTACTCCTTCGGACGGGTGCTGGCCCTCGGCAGCGAGATGGAAAGCTCTGAACGAATCCATTGATGGAAATCTCGTTGCGCTCAAGCCCGTCGGGAACGTATGCCATGACCCGACTTTCGACGAAAATGCGTGCGCAAAAATAACGGCAATGCAACAAGATTCAGTGTGGCGATCCCAAGTGCCCGGTGCAGTACAGTATATAAACTGGGAGACATGGCCagaaaaggaggaaaagTGCTACATTGATATGGATCGAAAGACTCCATGTGGTCAGGGCCAGATCTCAGAGTACTCCGCTGCGGTCCACACGCCCAAACATGTTCAGAACGCCGTGCGGTTTGCTGCTACGCATAATCTTCGACTTGCGGTGAAGAACACTGGGCATTGTTTCCTTGGACGTTCGGTGGCACCCGAGTCCCTCCAAATATTTACCCACCAGATGAAGGATATTAAATTCACAGATGAGTTTGTGCCCAAGGGCAAAAGGGATCGGCGGGCTGTTGGGTCTGCAGTTACAATTGGCGCTGGCGTGCAGCTTTCGGAATTGTATAAGGCGACAACAAAGGAAAACAAAGTTGTGGTTGCGGGCTTCGCTCACACCGTGGGAGCCGCTGGTGGGTATATCCAGGGCGGCGGACATTCAGCTTTGGGGCCGTGGAAAGGAATGGCTGTGGATAATGTGCTTGAATTCAACGTGGTGACAGCAAAG GGGGAACACATCACAGCCAACGACTATCAGAACCAGGACTTATTTTGGGCTCTCAGGGGTGGAGGAGGCGGTACTTTTGGTGTGGTGACCGACGTGACTCTGAGAACATTTACAGATGCACCCCTTGTTTCTGCGACTTTGAATATAACTCAGTTGGGTAACGCGAATGATTCGTATTGGGATGGAATAGAAAGGCTCCATGCTCGCCTCCCTGCTTTGAGCGATGAGGGAGGCTCTGGTTATTATTTCATGGTCCCGAATGTTCAGGTCCCCGGGATTGGACAGGCTGCCGGCGCGGGCGCTATCTTTTTCTTCGCAAATAATGATGATACCGCCAAAATCGACGAGGCGTTTGCACCGCTATTGTCATCCCTAGGCAATATACCGGGCCTCGAAGTGAGCTATGCATCTGAGCAGCTCCCCGGATCAAAATATGTCCTGGAGGGGCTAGTCGAGGGGTCAGACCAGACGGGAGTTGCAGCTACCCTCGGATCAAGGCTGGTATCTCGCAAGTTTCTCGAAGGCCAAACCGGGCCTTCTGACTTGGTGTCTGTGCTGAAGAAGCTAAAACATGACTCTGGCGCCCAAATACTCGGCAATTTCGTCGCCGGAGGCCAGGTTGCTAAGAACAAAGACGTGAAAGTTTCTCTCAATCCTGCCTGGAGGCGGGCGCTTGTGCACCTGATTTTCGTCCGTGGCTGGGACAAGAAAACCACTTTTGCGGAGCAGCGTGCTATTCAATCCAACGTGACGAACGTCGAAGTTCCGATGTTCAAGAAACTAGAACCAGACATGGGTGCGTACACCAATGAAGCAGACCCGTACGAAAAGGATTTCCAGGAGAGCTTCTGGGGCGAGAATTATCCGCGACTATATgagctgaagaagaaatgggacCCGAAAGGTCTTTTCATTGTTCGCTCGGGTGTAGGAAGCGAGGACTGGGACGAGTACGGATTATGCCGGGTGCGATGGCGTGACTGA
- a CDS encoding uncharacterized protein (EggNog:ENOG410PFXS~COG:O~BUSCO:5007at33183) — translation MKLLFPFNAPLAPSDMSLTAITSTSRKARSSYLALYSVRRRISTSSSRSSQFHRSDFTGQPFTGSYETGLPTSGPLGSAPSFGAPRLTPKMLKQHLDQFVVGQDRAKKVLSVAVYNHYQRVQELQRRAEEHEAFLARQARREAVEGHPLESEFPGQQRTISLPPCEYSDDLSPPGTDSLVDTTPLMLEKSNILLLGPSGVGKTLMAKTLARVLSVPFSMSDCTPFTQAGYIGEDADVCVHRLLAAANYDVAQAEHGIICLDEVDKIATAKVSHGKDVSGEGVQQALLKIIEGTTVQVQAKPEKNAPRHGGSPTNFPGTSLGGSSFSSSTQGPSGKAEVYNVRTDNILFIFSGAFVGLQKIVMDRISRGSMGFGQPVRSSANPFSSHNWSSHNAPIPIRPGSEEEALYKKHLPFFTPSQTPSVAGTEEEPQYFNPLDLLTPPDLQSYGFIPELVGRIPITTALSPLSQNLLLRILTEPRNSLVNQYTTLFALSGIELRFTTAALHKIAANAFAVSTGARALRTEMETILGDAMFEAPGSSVKFVLVTEAVAARKEKAVYLARGQGGKFHAMIAAEESAWEEKAKKEKVERERKDQANSFEEWRRSSAVGGFS, via the exons ATGAAGTTACTCTTCCCATTCAACGCTCCACTCGCGCCATCGGACATGAGTCTGACTGCGATCACCTCAACTTCCCGCAAAGCCCGTTCTTCGTACCTCGCCCTCTACTCAGTCAGACGCAGGATATCAACAAGCTCTTCTCGGTCCTCTCAGTTCCACCGCTCTGATTTTACAGGACAACCGTTTACCGGCAGCTATGAGACGGGGCTCCCCACCTCTGGCCCGCTGGGCTCCGCGCCATCCTTTGGCGCTCCACGGTTGACCCCCAAGATGCTAAAGCAGCATTTGGACCAGTTTGTTGTTGGCCAGGATAGAGCTAAAAAGGTTCTAAGCGTCGCCGTCTACAATCATTACCAAAGAGTCCAGGAGCTGCAGAGAAGAGCTGAAGAGCACGAGGCGTTCCTGGCACGACAGGCGAGGAGGGAAGCTGTAGAAGGCCACCCTCTGGAGT CTGAATTCCCAGGTCAGCAGCGGACCATTTCTCTCCCGCCTTGTGAATATAGTGATGACCTTTCACCGCCAGGGACTGATAGTCTCGTTGATACAACTCCTCTCATGCTGGAAAAATCCAACATCTTGTTATTAGGACCGTCAGGGGTTGGCAAAACTCTCATGGCGAAGACGCTAGCACGTGTGCTCTCGGTACCTTTCAGCATGTCTGACTGCACACCATTCACCCAGGCTGGCTATATTGGAGAAGATGCAGATGTCTGTGTGCATCGATTGCTGGCTGCTGCAAACTATGATGTGGCACAAGCAGAGCATGGCATCATTTGCCTTGACGAAGTGGATAAAATTGCTACTGCGAAAGTTAGTCATGGTAAAGATGTCAGCGGAGAAGGCGTGCAACAAGCTCTCTTGAAGATTATCGAGGGAACTACAGTTCAGGTTCAAGCTAAGCCAGAGAAAAACGCGCCTCGCCATGGAGGATCCCCGACCAACTTTCCTGGTACTAGTCTCGGAGGCTCATCGTTCTCTTCATCAACTCAAGGGCCATCTGGAAAAGCTGAGGTTTATAATGTCCGAACGGACAATATCCTCTTTATCTTCTCCGGAGCATTTGTAGGGCTTCAGAAGATCGTTATGGATCGTATATCACGCGGGTCAATGGGATTTGGCCAGCCTGTTCGTTCTTCCGCGAATCCTTTCAGCTCGCATAACTGGTCTTCACACAACGCACCAATACCTATCCGTCCAGGTTCCGAGGAAGAAGCTCTCTACAAGAAGCATCTCCCCTTTTTTACACCTTCCCAGACCCCTTCGGTTGCTGGCACCGAAGAAGAGCCACAATATTTCAACCCCCTTGATCTTCTGACCCCTCCTGACTTACAGTCATATGGCTTCATTCCTGAGCTTGTCGGTCGTATTCCTATAACCACCGCTCTATCCCCCCTATCCCAAAATCTTCTGCTACGTATCCTCACAGAGCCACGGAATTCCCTAGTAAACCAATACACTACTTTATTCGCCCTGTCTGGGATCGAGCTGCGTTTCACCACGGCCGCGCTACACAAAATTGCAGCCAACGCCTTCGCAGTATCTACCGGAGCTCGTGCTCTACGCACGGAAATGGAGACAATCCTTGGCGACGCCATGTTCGAAGCTCCGGGGTCAAGCGTGAAGTTTGTCCTTGTCACGGAAGCCGTCGCTGCCCGGAAGGAGAAAGCTGTGTATCTTGCCCGTGGCCAGGGAGGCAAATTCCACGCTATGATCGCAGCGGAAGAAAGCGCATGGGAAGAGAAAGCGAAGAAGGAGAAAGTCGAGCGGGAAAGAAAAGACCAAGCAAATAGCTTTGAGGAATGGAGACGGAGCTCTGCTGTTGGAGGGTTCTCATGA